One window of the Doryrhamphus excisus isolate RoL2022-K1 chromosome 10, RoL_Dexc_1.0, whole genome shotgun sequence genome contains the following:
- the lmtk3 gene encoding uncharacterized protein lmtk3 isoform X2 — protein sequence MRPHCWVMVALAGVMSYISPDRALGAPQREDGSLPTIDHYEEFDNADGEECSGGSSPIQEDSLSSCPSLPEVYTLPVRERHNCAALRDGGDPKSVCFKRHTLNYLQEIGNGWFGKVILAEVLCDCSSSQVVVKELRVGASPLEQRKFLAESEPYRSLKHPNVLQCLGQCSENIPFLLVMEFCQLGDLKRYLRAQRKSDGMTPDLPTRDLLTLQRMAFEITSGLLHLHDNNYIHSDLALRNCLLTSDLTVRIGDYGLSHNQYKEDYYLTPDKLWIPLRWIAPELLEEYRGALIVTDQTKTSNVWSLGVVIWELFEFGSQPHRHLSDEEVLTFVIRERQITLAQPRLKLSHADYWYEIMQSCWLPPSQRPSVAEVFLLLSSLLAAERGTSRGSEDEDDEEYEEARGRRGESDESFERRWDLLRPPAFQAAAHERQREREDRHCSYPLLDPVGTRGTHSSSELDDILTVTETSKGLNFEYFWEKAHARRGYKPLAPAQPIPTANNNNHRQSLDTPTVVPVISARSPSLASEYYIRLEEHTPQDKSPTLKGKSQSCRSDSICPGDMELVEIRSGMLGKERVPYCSSDRCAGGKGIQMVRSSEVKLQVPNTGVAEFRDASSRVTDFSVINLGEDDQEEKNSDKKPPASSQAPVLPPKPRSMSMSSANHLHSRPLPAPPLGYRGLPHYNMSGKIQTDPLQMNSCPPSSYGHLGLHRSRQTLPPSPSLSPSLPPSSHPVYPAPQMYPPPLPPHAKQRTCPSYNSDSYSRYSSRSKRDPLSCDLGARHGTHSSKDARGKDFDSPVRRENPLRPIYRNIPRSQPRTDGQSSSSPTYSDEDDSPFMSPEKQSTSVTYSSLSKDADPAAAGLFSRGMKRTQSRLDTILPAIWKEDAQLQAERVAAAKKSPMHLFLTEISTVAEAREGNSDIPWEKAKKGDGERSKDFVLLNKGMRRSQSLITELGSAGQSWGAENYSTGMEKDFTAAEESFQGDLFLTEIDTDTDLNGGSGSDPVKYLYPSGSRSRPYICDPDLPKSTDAEDPHSTGIRRSHSLLSETTRGKAECEPQQTETDQQRTEMTREEFLKEIQSAETFLTEIISRQHPPAGRKEGESSPTLLSPEYESICMDPNTAQTIQFQSESSMRSSGRGKDEPQTEAIYAQVTKRAKKSEIKVSTRPEIPVLHIGSAIKQENQGSNADHCRSGDYVFAEIMPKNGLLHNETLTSCQKDDESFDGPALPARGEDQARDLDVSLIMNSPKTSLIQNGLERDDEGKDNTDRGAADSDLSKGGGVPKTEPERKLSSQHNESVQEEATATPTTPDWDASADVSLVTPTDSVLSPTTSSSADCLTPSDSWTGGGGAGWRALGNETPHRDSAYFSDSDWEGDGMSRRNTDGLGGSRPSSGRGGDRGTLTGIEEKTETEEEAEVEHKRTLENRIETSEKRTSLENTSDATHVPSKGFQPGKRDDSGIFLNGQKSSQQFDGPQTKDRVDFIDTLFSKLEDEPPKSLPHRHGDAKDRHYADDIVSHVTDCKYLDMTLSASGRPYSKEYMHMENHSSLESPGSNTDSKSSELWVDPTNKETPSFVDSSVGNSNVGNSSIGNSVDDQVSLRFASRIEEGAERSFKVPELEMHNTDGNHLQCLDGVTSDLCQGSPPTGSGGGGVEEKEDQRTGHPSQSSDSHLWSGENDQWASPEKRCQDDGADSGFRNQVWEAGEHLGAGQEIWEAEGNDEFAGSEPHPAALESCEEPWKNEKQRLNGSLSAKENTQPDGVNIQQVENVENLLESDRVDAEMEIPATEVENMEIPDPEVFDKVKKHPWSCVTGSEENQNFNIWPQEEDLPPSEENPDQENLDSDLPSEAEMSPCGAERHTDESVSMEKEEEDSPVDNFSSVDFPSPPPSIDLDVQDDKLESLDDSFPSPPPSVSEAEEFGTSGLEADVMPMTHITVDGESNLTSDTGGLDDADQTPTPVHSLPELLISEWKDLDEEALEDFEKLEQLCRISGDEGETLGDIFLENLELLESLKKTPDQKDGKCGEEICNLGADLGEEGSPSSDEEDGNDAPCPPGQTPEPKDQDCLSKTTTKNGLKMQVCQERLQFSLSENVKTNVLWGATVKDSVTLRPWGEEAAEDCCQADAEEQQNQDGSQTPQEGVSKAECEEAKPEPLAAIEQPEVTTTPQTTAHQAIKAKVARLSLALPPLALALPVASAGKDGAIGSRIGRRRGLLPGSDPEDEEEDEAEDESSRRVIVVTETDVDKRVGLRSLLKSPKEPLDRGRDRGRNVSFFDDVTIYLFDQETPTKELSAPAPASQAAVSVKNTKLDFHASKSKDSKRKEDSSVKARAPGGGTNLVTSSRFTVSPAKDPHLA from the exons ATGCGGCCACACTGCTGGGTGATGGTGGCTCTGGCAGGGGTCATGTCGTACATCAGCCCGGACAGAGCGCTCGGAGCCCCGCAGAGGGAAG ATGGTTCCCTCCCCACAATCGACCACTATGAG GAGTTTGACAATGCCGATGGGGAGGAGTGTTCTGGGGGGTCCAGTCCAATCCAGGAGGACAGCCTGTCATCGTGCCCCTCCCTCCCTGAGGTCTACACCCTGCCCGTCAGAGAGAGGCACAACTGCGCCGCCCTACGGGATGGAGGAG ACCCCAAGTCTGTGTGCTTCAAAAGGCACACCTTGAACTACCTGCAGGAGATTGGAAATGGCTGGTTTGGAAAA GTGATCCTGGCCGAGGTCTTATGCGACTGCAGCTCCTCGCAGGTGGTGGTGAAGGAGTTGCGTGTCGGCGCCAGCCCGCTGGAGCAGAGGAAGTTCTTGGCCGAGTCGGAGCCCTACAG GAGCCTGAAACATCCCAACGTCCTTCAGTGTTTGGGCCAGTGCAGTGAAAACATCCCTTTTCTCCTGGTGATGGAATTCTGTCAGCTG GGTGATCTCAAAAGGTACCTGCGAGCCCAACGCAAGTCCGATGGAATGACCCCCGACCTCCCGACCCGGGATCTGTTGACGCTGCAGCGAATGGCCTTTGAGATCACGTCAGGCCTGCTGCACCTTCACGACAACAACTACATCCACAG CGATCTGGCTCTAAGAAACTGCCTGCTGACCTCCGACCTCACCGTGAGGATAGGCGACTACGGACTCTCACACAACCAATATAAG GAGGACTATTACCTAACCCCGGACAAGTTATGGATTCCCCTGCGCTGGATCGCCCCAGAGCTCCTGGAAGAGTACCGAGGAGCTCTGATTGTAACGGACCAAACCAAGACCAGCAACGTGTG GTCTCTGGGTGTGGTCATATGGGAGCTCTTTGAGTTCGGCTCTCAGCCCCACCGACACCTGAGTGACGAAGAGGTCCTGACGTTTGTCATCAGGGAGCGACAGATCACTCTGGCCCAGCCGAGACTCAAACTCTCCCACGCGGATTACTG GTATGAGATCATGCAGTCCTGCTGGCTACCTCCATCTCAGCGCCCGTCAGTCGCAGAGgtattcctcctcctctcctccctgCTGGCCGCCGAGCGGGGAACGTCGAGGGGGAGCGAGGATGAAGACGACGAGGAGTACGAAGAGGCCCGAGGGAGAAGGGGCGAGAGCGACGAGTCCTTTGAAAGACGCTGGGACTTGCTCCGCCCACCCGCCTTCCAGGCCGCAGCGCACGAGCGGCAAAGGGAGCGAGAGGACCGGCACTGTTCCTACCCCTTGCTGGACCCCGTGGGCACCCGGGGCACGCATTCATCGTCCGAACTGGACGACATCCTGACCGTGACTGAAACCAGCAAGGGTCTGAACTTTGAGTATTTCTGGGAGAAGGCCCACGCCAGGCGTGGCTACAAGCCCCTCGCCCCCGCTCAACCCATCCCGAccgccaacaacaacaaccacaggCAGTCCTTGGACACGCCCACCGTGGTCCCGGTCATCAGCGCACGGAGCCCCTCCCTCGCCAGCGAGTACTACATCCGATTAGAGGAGCACACTCCCCAGGACAAGTCCCCGACTCTGAAAGGGAAGAGCCAGTCTTGCAGGTCTGACTCCATCTGCCCCGGAGACATGGAGCTTGTGGAAATCCGGAGCGGCATGCTGGGAAAAGAGCGAGTACCCTATTGTTCCTCGGACAGGTGCGCAGGTGGGAAAGGCATCCAGATGGTGCGATCGAGCGAGGTTAAACTCCAGGTGCCCAATACGGGCGTGGCCGAATTCAGGGACGCTTCCAGCAGAGTGACCGACTTCTCTGTCATCAATTTAGGGGAGGACGACCAAGAGGAGAAGAACTCTGACAAGAAACCACCCGCGAGTTCTCAAGCTCCGGTCCTTCCTCCCAAGCCCCGCTCCATGTCCATGTCCTCGGCCAACCACCTTCACTCGCGCCCGCTGCCGGCACCCCCCCTTGGCTACAGAGGACTTCCCCACTACAACATGAGTGGTAAAATCCAGACCGATCCCCTTCAGATGAACAGCTGCCCACCTTCGAGCTACGGTCACTTGGGGCTCCATCGCTCTCGACAGACTTTACCTCCGTCTCCGTCCCTGTCCCCGTCTCTGCCCCCATCCAGTCACCCCGTTTACCCCGCCCCTCAAATGTACCCGCCGCCTCTCCCTCCCCACGCCAAACAAAGAACCTGCCCGAGCTACAACTCGGACTCTTACTCCAGATACAGCAGCAGATCCAAGAGAGACCCGCTATCCTGTGACCTCGGCGCCAGACACGGAACCCACAGCTCCAAGGACGCCCGTGGGAAAGACTTTGACTCACCCGTTCGCAGAGAAAACCCCTTGCGGCCCATCTATCGCAATATACCTCGGTCTCAGCCCCGGACGGACGGGCAGTCCTCGTCCAGTCCCACCTACTCGGACGAGGACGATTCCCCCTTCATGTCGCCCGAGAAACAAAGCACTAGCGTCACTTATTCCAGCCTGTCCAAGGATGCGGATCCGGCCGCCGCAGGCCTCTTCTCCAGGGGAATGAAGAGAACGCAGTCACGCCTCGACACCATCCTGCCGGCCATTTGGAAGGAAGATGCACAACTTCAGGCGGAACGCGTGGCCGCCGCCAAGAAGTCCCCCATGCACCTGTTCCTAACCGAAATATCTACCGTGGCCGAGGCGCGCGAGGGCAATTCCGACATTCCATGGGAGAAGGCCAAGAAAGGAGACGGAGAGAGATCCAAAGACTTTGTGTTGCTCAACAAAGGGATGCGGCGCTCCCAGTCCCTGATCACAGAGCTAGGCTCGGCGGGGCAGTCATGGGGGGCCGAGAACTACAGCACAGGGATGGAGAAGGACTTCACGGCTGCTGAGGAATCATTCCAGGGGGATCTCTTTCTGACCGAGATCGATACGGACACGGATCTGAATGGAGGTTCGGGAAGTGATCCCGTGAAATACCTTTACCCTTCAGGGTCAAGGTCGCGGCCGTACATCTGTGATCCAGACCTTCCCAAATCCACCGATGCGGAAGACCCTCACTCCACGGGTATCAGAAGGTCACACTCGCTCCTCTCCGAGACCACCAGAGGGAAGGCAGAGTGTGAACCACAACAGACTGAGACGGATCAACAGAGAACGGAAATGACCAGGGAAGAGTTCCTGAAGGAGATCCAATCGGCAGAGACCTTTCTGACTGAAATCATATCGAGGCAACATCCACCCGCAGGCAGGAAAGAAGGAGAATCATCTCCTACCCTCCTCTCACCCGAATATGAGTCCATATGCATGGACCCAAACACCGCCCAGACCATCCAGTTCCAGTCGGAGAGTTCCATGCGCTCATCCGGCAGAGGAAAGGACGAGCCGCAAACGGAAGCCATCTATGCCCAGGTGACCAAGCGGGCTAAAAAGAGTGAGATCAAAGTTTCTACCAGACCCGAGATCCCAGTCCTCCATATAGGATCAGCCATTAAACAGGAGAACCAAGGAAGTAATGCGGACCATTGCCGGTCCGGGGACTACGTCTTTGCGGAAATCATGCCCAAGAACGGTTTACTACACAACGAAACGCTTACGTCATGTCAGAAGGACGACGAGTCCTTTGATGGACCTGCTTTACCTGCGAGAGGAGAAGACCAAGCCAGAGATCTTGATGTGTCACTCATCATGAATAGTCCAAAGACTTCCCTAATCCAGAACGGGCTAGAGAGGGATGACGAGGGTAAGGACAACACCGATCGAGGAGCAGCTGATTCAGATCTCTCAAAAGGCGGCGGCGTTCCCAAGACTGAGCCGGAAAGGAAGCTTTCATCCCAACACAATGAGAGCGTCCAAGAAGAAGCTACCGCCACTCCGACAACTCCGGACTGGGATGCATCCGCTGACGTTTCCCTGGTCACCCCCACCGACTCTGTCCTGTCACCGACCACGTCCAGCTCCGCAGACTGCCTCACCCCGAGCGACTCCTGGACTGGAGGGGGGGGCGCTGGCTGGCGAGCTCTGGGAAACGAAACGCCGCACCGGGACTCGGCTTATTTCTCAGACAGTGACTGGGAAGGGGATGGCATGAGCAGGAGAAACACGGATGGACTTGGCGGGTCCAGGCCGAGCAGCGGACGAGGGGGGGACAGGGGAACGCTGACTGGGATTGAGGAAAAAACCGAAACAGAAGAAGAGGCTGAGGTGGAACACAAGCGGACGTTGGAAAACCGCATAGAGACGTCTGAGAAGAGGACATCATTGGAAAATACTTCCGATGCCACACACGTTCCGAGCAAAGGATTCCAGCCAGGGAAGCGGGACGATTCTGGCATTTTTCTGAATGGTCAGAAATCCTCCCAACAGTTTGATGGTCCTCAAACCAAAGACCGTGTTGACTTTATCGATACATTGTTTTCCAAACTGGAGGATGAGCCTCCAAAGAGCCTGCCACATCGCCATGGCGATGCAAAAGACCGCCACTACGCAGATGACATCGTTTCTCATGTCACAGACTGCAAATACCTGGACATGACGCTATCCGCATCGGGAAGACCCTACAGCAAGGAATATATGCACATGGAAAACCACTCTTCTCTAGAATCTCCCGGAAGCAACACAGACTCCAAATCGTCTGAACTGTGGGTCGATCCCACCAACAAGGAAACCCCGTCATTTGTAGATTCCAGCGTAGGGAATTCCAACGTAGGGAATTCCAGCATAGGGAATTCCGTAGACGATCAAGTCAGTTTACGGTTTGCCTCCCGGATTGAGGAAGGTGCTGAGAGAAGTTTTAAGGTGCCTGAGCTGGAGATGCACAACACAGACGGCAATCACCTGCAATGCTTGGACggagtgacctctgacctctgtcAGGGGTCACCTCCGACAGGAtccggtgggggtggggtggaggAGAAAGAAGACCAAAGGACCGGTCATCCATCGCAATCAAGTGACTCACACTTGTGGTCGGGCGAAAACGACCAGTGGGCCTCTCCGGAAAAGAGGTGCCAGGATGATGGAGCAGACTCTGGGTTCCGCAACCAAGTTTGGGAGGCAGGAGAGCATCTCGGTGCCGGTCAGGAGATTTGGGAAGCTGAGGGAAATGATGAATTTGCCGGAAGTGAACCTCACCCTGCTGCGTTGGAGAGCTGTGAGGAACCATGGAAGAACGAAAAGCAGCGACTGAATGGAAGTCTGTCGGCGAAGGAAAACACTCAGCCGGATGGGGTGAACATCCAGCAGGTGGAGAATGTGGAGAACCTTCTCGAAAGTGACAGAGTTGATGCAGAAATGGAAATTCCAGCGACTGAAGTGGAGAATATGGAAATCCCAGATCCAGAGGTTTTTGACAAAGTCAAGAAGCACCCTTGGTCGTGCGTGACAGGGTCGGAGGAGAATCAAAATTTTAACATCTGGCCTCAGGAGGAGGACCTGCCACCATCTGAGGAGAACCCAGACCAGGAAAACCTGGACTCTGACTTACCTAGCGAGGCTGAAATGAGTCCGTGCGGTGCAGAGCGCCACACGGACGAAAGCGTGAGCATGgaaaaggaagaagaggactcACCAGTGGACAACTTCAGCTCGGTGGATTTCCCCAGTCCTCCTCCGAGCATAGACCTGGACGTGCAGGATGACAAACTGGAGAGTTTAGATGACTCTTTTCCTAGTCCTCCACCATCTGTTTCCGAGGCTGAGGAGTTTGGTACCAGCGGTCTGGAAGCGGACGTGATGCCCATGACGCATATAACGGTAGACGGCGAGAGCAACCTCACCTCCGACACAGGAGGTCTGGATGATGCCGACCAAACACCGACGCCGGTCCATAGCCTGCCAGAGTTACTCATTTCCGAGTGGAAAGATCTGGACGAGGAGGCCTTGGAGGATTTTGAAAAATTGGAACAACTGTGCCGTATATCCGGGGACGAGGGCGAAACCCTGGGCGACATTTTCCTGGAGAACCTGGAGCTTTTGGAGTCCCTGAAGAAAACCCCTGATCAAAAAGACGGCAAATGTGGAGAGGAGATATGTAACTTGGGGGCAGATTTGGGAGAAGAAGGAAGCCCTTCCTCAGACGAAGAGGATGGGAATGATGCACCGTGCCCACCCGGACAGACGCCAGAGCCCAAGGACCAGGATTGCCTTTCCAAGACGACCACCAAGAACGGCCTGAAGATGCAG GTGTGCCAGGAACGGCTGCAGTTCTCCCTGAGTGAAAATGTGAAGACCAACGTGCTTTGGGGGGCCACGGTTAAGGACAGCGTCACGCTGCGGCCCTGGGGGGAGGAGGCCGCTGAGGACTGCTGCCAGGCAGATGCTGAGGAGCAACAAAACCAGGATGGAAG CCAAACGCCGCAGGAAGGCGTGTCCAAGGCGGAGTGTGAGGAAGCTAAACCGGAGCCGCTCGCTGCGATCGAACAACCCGAGGTGACGACGACGCCGCAGACGACGGCGCACCAGGCAATCAAAG CTAAAGTCGCTCGTCTGTCTCTGGCCCTCCCGCCGCTCGCCCTGGCTCTCCCCGTCGCCTCCGCCGGCAAGGACGGCGCCATCGGGAGCCGGATCGGAAGACGGAGAGGTTTGCTCCCGGGAAGCGATCCCGAAGACGAAGAGGAAGACGAGGCGGAGGACGAGAGTTCCCGGAGAGTCATCGTTGTCACAGAGACGGACGTGGACAAACGCGTGGGCCTGAGGAGCCTCCTCAAGTCACCCAAGGAACCGCTGGACCGGgggcgggacagagggaggaaCGTGTCCTTTTTTGATGATGTCACCATTTATCTGTTTGATCAG GAAACTCCAACCAAGGAACTGAGCGCTCCAGCGCCCGCCAGTCAGGCTGCAGTGTCCGTCAAAAACACCAAGTTGGATTTTCATG CGTCCAAAAGCAAAGATTCCAAACGCAAAGAGGATTCCTCGGTCAAAGCGAGAGCACCCGGAGGCGGGACCAACTTAGTGACGTCATCGCGCTTCACCGTGAGCCCCGCCAAGGACCCCCACTTGGCGTGA